A part of Streptomyces sp. NBC_01210 genomic DNA contains:
- the cobC gene encoding Rv2231c family pyridoxal phosphate-dependent protein CobC — protein MRTHTDAYDLRHHGDAEVRGAHLTDLAVNVRAGTPPDWLRERIACSLTTLAAYPDGRAARAAVAQRHGVPVERVLLTAGAAEAFVLLARALTVRQPLVVHPQFTEPEAALRDAGHEVARMLLREADGFRLDPAAVPDSADLVVIGNPTNPTSVLHPAADIAGLARPGRVLVVDEAFMDAVPGESESLAGRTDVPGLVVLRSLTKTWGLAGLRIGYVLAGPETIEALERTQPLWPVATPALAAAEACMEPAALKEAAQAAHGIATDRAHLLAGLAEFEEVRVVEAAEASFVLVHVRSGADVRERLRGLGFAARRGDTFPGLGPDWLRLAVRDRATTNRFLQALDKALTMVGG, from the coding sequence ATGCGCACTCACACTGACGCATACGATCTGCGCCACCACGGTGACGCGGAGGTGCGGGGCGCGCACCTCACGGACCTCGCGGTCAATGTCCGGGCCGGCACTCCCCCGGACTGGCTGCGCGAGCGCATCGCCTGCTCGCTGACGACCCTGGCGGCGTATCCGGACGGGCGGGCGGCGCGCGCGGCGGTCGCGCAGCGGCACGGTGTGCCGGTGGAGCGGGTGCTGCTGACGGCGGGGGCCGCGGAGGCATTCGTGCTGCTGGCCCGCGCCCTGACGGTACGTCAACCACTCGTGGTGCACCCGCAGTTCACGGAGCCGGAGGCGGCGCTGCGGGACGCGGGCCACGAGGTGGCGCGGATGCTGCTGCGCGAGGCGGACGGCTTCCGGCTCGATCCGGCGGCCGTTCCCGACTCGGCGGACCTGGTGGTGATCGGCAATCCGACGAACCCCACGTCCGTACTGCATCCGGCCGCCGACATCGCCGGACTGGCCCGCCCCGGACGGGTGCTGGTGGTCGACGAGGCCTTCATGGACGCGGTGCCCGGCGAGTCCGAGTCGCTCGCGGGCCGGACCGACGTCCCTGGTCTGGTGGTGCTGCGCAGCCTCACCAAGACCTGGGGTCTTGCCGGTCTGCGGATCGGCTATGTGCTTGCCGGGCCGGAGACGATCGAGGCGTTGGAGCGGACCCAGCCGCTGTGGCCGGTCGCCACGCCCGCGCTGGCCGCGGCCGAGGCGTGTATGGAGCCGGCCGCGCTCAAGGAGGCCGCGCAGGCGGCACACGGGATCGCGACGGATCGGGCGCATCTGCTGGCGGGGCTTGCGGAGTTCGAGGAGGTACGGGTGGTGGAGGCGGCGGAGGCTTCCTTCGTCCTCGTCCATGTGCGGAGTGGCGCCGATGTGCGGGAGCGGCTGCGCGGTCTGGGCTTCGCGGCCCGGCGCGGTGATACGTTCCCGGGGCTCGGGCCCGACTGGCTGCGGCTGGCGGTACGCGACCGGGCGACCACCAACCGCTTTCTGCAGGCGCTGGACAAGGCACTCACCATGGTCGGCGGCTGA
- the thpD gene encoding ectoine hydroxylase, whose amino-acid sequence MTTAPVRTDLYPTRGAAEVTTPRRDPVVWSAPGAPGPIVPSALMGFERDGFLTVDELITPDEVALYRAELDRLVADPAVRADDRSIIEPKSQDVRSVFEVHRLSEIFAGLVRDERVVGRARQILGSDVYVHQSRINVKPGFGASGFYWHSDFETWHAEDGLPNMRTVSVSIALTENRDTNGGLMIMPGSHKTFLGCSGETPKDNYKKSLQMQDAGTPSDAALTRYADRHGIRLFTGRAGSATWFDCNCMHGSGDNITPYPRSNVFIVFNSVENAAVKPFAAPVPRPEYIGARDFTPVR is encoded by the coding sequence ATGACCACCGCCCCTGTACGCACCGACCTGTACCCGACCCGCGGCGCAGCTGAGGTGACAACCCCGCGCCGGGACCCGGTCGTCTGGTCCGCGCCCGGAGCGCCGGGACCGATCGTCCCGTCCGCGCTGATGGGCTTCGAGCGGGACGGCTTCCTGACCGTCGACGAGCTGATCACGCCGGACGAGGTCGCGCTCTACCGCGCCGAGTTGGACCGGCTGGTCGCCGACCCCGCGGTACGTGCCGACGATCGCTCGATCATCGAGCCGAAGTCCCAGGACGTGCGCTCGGTCTTCGAGGTGCACAGGCTCAGCGAGATCTTCGCCGGTCTGGTGCGCGACGAGCGGGTGGTGGGCAGAGCCCGGCAGATCCTCGGCTCGGACGTGTACGTCCACCAGTCCCGTATCAATGTGAAGCCGGGCTTCGGCGCCTCGGGCTTCTACTGGCACTCGGACTTCGAGACCTGGCACGCCGAGGACGGTCTGCCGAACATGCGCACCGTCTCCGTCTCGATCGCGCTGACCGAGAACCGGGACACCAACGGCGGCCTGATGATCATGCCCGGATCACACAAGACGTTCCTCGGCTGTTCGGGCGAGACGCCGAAGGACAACTACAAGAAGTCGCTGCAGATGCAGGACGCGGGCACTCCGTCGGACGCAGCGCTGACCCGGTACGCCGACCGGCACGGGATCCGGCTCTTCACCGGCCGGGCCGGGTCGGCGACCTGGTTCGACTGCAACTGCATGCACGGCTCCGGGGACAACATCACCCCGTACCCGCGCAGCAATGTCTTCATCGTCTTCAACAGCGTGGAGAACGCTGCGGTGAAGCCGTTCGCGGCGCCGGTTCCCAGGCCCGAGTACATCGGGGCGCGGGACTTCACGCCGGTGCGGTAA
- a CDS encoding DsbA family oxidoreductase, whose translation MRVEIWSDIACPWCYIGKARFEQGLAAFAHRDQVEVVHRSFELDPNRAKGETGPVIPMLAKKYGRTIEEAQSMEEHVASNARSEGLEYWTEGRDHGSTFDIHRLLHLAKARGRQDELLNLAYRANFAEERSVFDAEILLELAVEAGLDADEARAVLADEDAYADDVRADEREAAELGATGVPFFVLDRRYGVSGGQPAEVFTQALEQAWQGRAITPIGADAAVCDTDGSCEVPRPGAHA comes from the coding sequence ATGCGCGTCGAGATCTGGAGCGATATCGCCTGCCCCTGGTGCTACATAGGCAAGGCGCGCTTCGAGCAGGGACTCGCGGCCTTCGCCCACCGCGACCAGGTCGAGGTGGTGCACCGCTCCTTCGAGCTCGACCCCAACCGCGCCAAGGGCGAGACCGGCCCGGTGATCCCCATGCTGGCGAAGAAGTACGGGCGCACCATCGAGGAAGCGCAGTCGATGGAGGAGCACGTCGCCTCCAACGCGCGCTCCGAGGGGCTCGAATATTGGACCGAGGGCCGTGATCACGGCAGCACCTTCGACATCCACCGGCTGCTGCACCTGGCCAAGGCCCGCGGCCGCCAGGACGAGCTGCTGAACCTCGCCTACCGGGCGAACTTCGCCGAGGAGCGGTCGGTCTTCGACGCCGAGATCCTCCTCGAGCTCGCCGTGGAGGCCGGTCTGGACGCGGACGAGGCCCGGGCGGTCCTTGCCGACGAGGACGCGTACGCCGACGACGTAAGGGCTGATGAGCGCGAGGCCGCCGAGCTGGGCGCGACCGGTGTGCCGTTCTTCGTCCTCGACCGCCGCTACGGCGTCTCCGGCGGCCAGCCGGCCGAGGTCTTCACCCAGGCGCTGGAGCAGGCGTGGCAGGGCCGGGCGATCACCCCGATCGGCGCGGACGCCGCCGTCTGTGACACCGACGGCTCGTGCGAGGTTCCGCGGCCCGGAGCCCATGCTTGA
- a CDS encoding ectoine synthase, whose product MIVRSFKDIENTERHVKASSGTWESKRIVLAKEKVGFSLHETVLYAGTETSMWYANHIEAVLCVEGEAELTNDETGETHWIEPGTMYLLDGHERHTMRPKTDFRCVCVFNPPVTGREDHDENGVYPLLTEEG is encoded by the coding sequence GTGATCGTCCGATCGTTCAAGGACATCGAGAACACCGAGCGCCATGTGAAGGCCTCTTCGGGCACCTGGGAGAGCAAGCGCATCGTGCTCGCGAAGGAGAAGGTCGGCTTCTCGCTCCACGAGACCGTGCTGTACGCGGGTACGGAGACGTCGATGTGGTACGCGAACCACATCGAGGCCGTGCTGTGCGTGGAGGGCGAGGCCGAGCTCACCAACGACGAGACCGGCGAGACCCACTGGATCGAGCCCGGCACGATGTACCTGCTGGACGGCCATGAGCGCCACACCATGCGCCCCAAGACCGATTTCCGCTGTGTCTGCGTCTTCAACCCGCCGGTCACCGGACGGGAGGACCACGACGAGAACGGCGTCTACCCGCTGCTCACCGAGGAGGGCTGA
- a CDS encoding alkene reductase, with protein sequence MTTAFDPIDLSGTQLGNRIAMAPMTRSRAFGEGLTVTDSTVEYYGQRASAGLIITEGIQPSVLGQGYPNTPGLHSDEQIAAWRKVTDAVHAKGGKIFAQIMHAGRIGHPVLWPDQELVSVAPSAVAAAGQLYTQEGPKDFIAPRELSAAEIPAVIGEFVAASRNAIEAGFDGVELHGANGYLIHQFLADNTNLRTDEWGGSVQNRIRFAVEVTKAVAEAIGAERTGLRVSPGNAYNDIAETDPEATYPALVKELEPLGLGYLHVVEMVPGFREVTLALRKQFSGTFILNPATEGPTDHGALGLIEDGIADILAFGALFLANPDLPARLKAEGPYNTPDTASFFGGDDKGYIDYPAL encoded by the coding sequence ATGACCACCGCATTCGACCCGATCGACCTGTCCGGCACACAGCTCGGCAACCGGATCGCCATGGCGCCGATGACCCGCAGCCGGGCGTTCGGCGAAGGGCTCACCGTCACCGACTCCACTGTCGAGTACTACGGCCAGCGCGCATCGGCCGGCCTGATCATCACCGAGGGCATCCAGCCCTCGGTCCTCGGCCAGGGCTACCCGAACACTCCGGGCCTGCACAGCGACGAGCAGATCGCCGCCTGGCGCAAGGTCACCGACGCCGTGCACGCCAAGGGCGGGAAGATCTTCGCCCAGATCATGCACGCCGGACGCATCGGCCACCCGGTGCTCTGGCCGGACCAGGAGCTGGTGAGCGTGGCTCCGTCCGCCGTCGCCGCCGCCGGGCAGCTCTACACGCAGGAGGGCCCCAAGGACTTCATCGCCCCGCGCGAGCTGTCCGCCGCCGAAATCCCGGCCGTCATCGGCGAGTTCGTCGCCGCGTCCCGCAACGCCATAGAAGCAGGCTTCGACGGCGTCGAACTGCACGGCGCCAACGGCTACCTCATCCACCAGTTCCTCGCCGACAACACCAACCTGCGCACCGACGAGTGGGGCGGCTCCGTCCAGAACCGCATTCGCTTCGCCGTCGAGGTGACGAAGGCGGTGGCCGAGGCGATCGGCGCGGAGCGGACCGGACTGCGGGTCTCTCCCGGCAACGCGTACAACGACATCGCCGAGACCGACCCGGAGGCGACCTACCCCGCGCTGGTCAAGGAGCTGGAGCCGCTCGGCCTCGGCTATCTGCATGTCGTCGAGATGGTCCCGGGATTCAGGGAGGTGACGCTCGCGCTGCGCAAGCAGTTCAGCGGCACCTTCATCCTCAACCCGGCGACCGAGGGCCCGACCGACCACGGGGCGCTGGGGCTGATCGAGGACGGCATCGCGGACATCCTCGCCTTCGGCGCGCTGTTCCTGGCCAACCCGGACCTGCCGGCCAGGCTCAAGGCCGAAGGCCCGTACAACACCCCGGACACGGCCTCGTTCTTCGGCGGTGACGACAAGGGCTACATCGACTACCCGGCGCTTTAG
- the ectB gene encoding diaminobutyrate--2-oxoglutarate transaminase, whose translation MTITPPALSVFETLESEVRSYCRGWPAVFDRAQGSYLHDEDGHTYLDFFAGAGSLNYGHNNPVLKRALIDYIERDGITHGLDMATTAKRAFLESFENVILRPRDLQYKVMFPGPTGTNAVESALKLARKVKGRESVVSFTNAFHGMSLGSLAVTGNAFKRAGAGIPLVHGTPMPFDNYFDGQVPDFLWFERLLEDQGSGLNKPAAVIVETVQGEGGINVARAEWLRALQDLCHRQDMLLIVDDIQMGCGRTGGFFSFEEAGITPDIVTLSKSISGYGLPMSLCLFKPELDIWEPGEHNGTFRGNNPAFVTAAAALNTYWADGQMEKQTLARGEQVERALLAIVEESGGTGLSFRGRGLVWGLEFEDKARASAVCARAFELGMLLETSGPESEVVKLLPALTISPEELDEGLRILARSVRETA comes from the coding sequence GTGACCATCACCCCGCCCGCCCTGAGTGTCTTCGAGACCCTGGAGTCGGAGGTGCGCAGCTACTGCCGCGGTTGGCCCGCAGTGTTCGACCGCGCGCAGGGCAGCTACCTCCACGACGAGGACGGCCACACCTACCTCGACTTCTTCGCCGGCGCCGGATCGCTCAACTACGGGCACAACAACCCGGTGCTGAAACGAGCGCTGATCGACTACATCGAGCGCGACGGCATCACGCACGGCCTCGACATGGCCACCACGGCCAAACGCGCGTTCCTGGAGTCGTTCGAGAATGTGATCCTGCGGCCGCGCGACCTGCAGTACAAGGTCATGTTCCCCGGCCCGACCGGCACCAACGCGGTCGAGTCGGCGCTCAAGCTGGCCCGCAAGGTGAAGGGGCGCGAGTCCGTCGTCTCGTTCACCAACGCCTTCCACGGCATGTCGCTGGGCTCGCTCGCCGTCACCGGCAACGCCTTCAAGCGCGCCGGCGCCGGTATACCGCTGGTGCACGGCACGCCGATGCCCTTCGACAACTACTTCGATGGCCAGGTCCCGGACTTCCTCTGGTTCGAGCGACTGCTCGAGGACCAGGGCTCAGGACTCAACAAGCCGGCTGCCGTCATCGTCGAGACGGTGCAGGGCGAGGGAGGCATCAATGTCGCCCGCGCCGAGTGGCTGCGTGCCCTGCAGGACCTGTGCCACCGCCAGGACATGCTGCTGATCGTCGACGACATCCAGATGGGCTGCGGCCGTACCGGCGGCTTCTTCTCCTTCGAGGAGGCCGGCATCACGCCGGACATCGTCACCCTGTCGAAGTCCATCAGCGGCTACGGACTGCCCATGTCGCTCTGCCTGTTCAAGCCGGAGCTGGACATCTGGGAGCCGGGCGAGCACAACGGCACCTTCCGCGGCAACAACCCGGCGTTCGTCACCGCCGCCGCCGCGCTCAACACCTACTGGGCCGACGGCCAGATGGAGAAGCAGACCCTGGCGCGCGGCGAGCAGGTCGAGCGTGCGCTGCTGGCCATCGTCGAGGAGAGCGGGGGGACCGGACTGAGCTTCCGCGGCCGCGGCCTGGTGTGGGGCCTGGAGTTCGAGGACAAGGCACGTGCCTCGGCGGTCTGCGCACGCGCCTTCGAGCTGGGGATGCTGCTGGAAACCTCGGGCCCGGAGAGCGAAGTGGTGAAGCTCCTGCCCGCGCTCACCATCTCCCCCGAAGAGCTGGACGAGGGCCTGCGCATCCTGGCCCGTTCCGTCCGCGAGACGGCCTGA
- a CDS encoding sirohydrochlorin chelatase: MTTPPALLIAGHGTRDEAGAEAFRDFVRELGRRHPELPVAGGFIELSPPPLGDAVTELVGQGVNRFAAVPLMLVSAGHAKGDIPAALARERDRHPGISYIYGRPLGPHPSLLTVLERRLDEALGSTVRTPSDRADVTVLLVGRGSTDPDANAEVLKAARLLWEGRGYAGVETAFVSLAAPDVPSGLDRCVKLGARRIVVLPYFLFTGILPDRVLQQTQGWAAAHPEVEVVSADVIGPTEELLDLVMERYREAVAGDIRMNCDSCVYRIALPGFEDKVGIPQQPHFHPDDDGHHHGQGHGHGHHPHGSHAHSH, from the coding sequence GACCACGCCGCCCGCACTGCTGATCGCCGGCCACGGCACCCGCGACGAAGCCGGGGCCGAGGCCTTCCGGGACTTCGTACGGGAGCTGGGGCGGCGCCATCCCGAACTCCCCGTCGCCGGCGGCTTCATCGAGCTGTCCCCGCCGCCGCTCGGCGACGCCGTCACCGAGCTGGTGGGGCAGGGCGTTAACCGCTTCGCCGCGGTGCCGCTGATGCTGGTGTCGGCCGGGCACGCCAAGGGCGACATCCCGGCGGCGCTGGCCCGCGAGCGGGATCGGCATCCCGGGATCTCCTACATCTACGGCCGCCCGCTCGGCCCGCACCCGTCGCTGCTGACCGTCCTGGAGCGGCGGCTCGACGAGGCGCTGGGCTCCACGGTCCGTACGCCCTCCGACCGCGCCGATGTGACGGTGCTGCTGGTGGGCCGCGGTTCGACCGACCCGGACGCCAACGCCGAAGTACTCAAGGCGGCCCGGCTGCTGTGGGAGGGGCGGGGGTACGCGGGTGTGGAGACGGCGTTCGTCTCCCTCGCCGCCCCCGATGTGCCCAGCGGTCTCGACCGGTGCGTGAAGCTGGGGGCGCGCCGGATCGTCGTACTCCCGTACTTCCTGTTCACCGGCATCCTGCCGGACCGGGTGCTTCAGCAGACGCAGGGCTGGGCGGCGGCGCATCCCGAGGTGGAGGTGGTGTCGGCCGATGTGATCGGCCCCACCGAGGAGTTGCTGGACCTGGTCATGGAGCGCTACCGGGAGGCCGTCGCCGGCGACATCCGGATGAACTGCGACTCCTGTGTGTACCGGATCGCGCTGCCGGGCTTCGAGGACAAGGTGGGCATCCCGCAGCAGCCGCACTTCCACCCGGACGACGACGGTCACCACCACGGCCAAGGCCACGGCCACGGCCATCACCCACACGGCAGCCATGCGCACTCACACTGA
- the ectA gene encoding diaminobutyrate acetyltransferase has protein sequence MTAAQEDLVRAKTPSEFLEIATPRVEDGAAIWRIARDSEVLDLNSSYSYLLWCRDFAATSVVARGSDGEPIAFVTGYVRPDRPEALVVWQVAVDHAHRGRGLAGVLLDALTARVTDGPGIREIETTITPDNTASDRLFTSYAQRHGARLEREVLFDGELFPEGTHQPEVLYRIGPLSA, from the coding sequence ATGACCGCCGCACAAGAAGACCTTGTACGAGCCAAGACCCCGAGCGAATTCCTGGAGATCGCCACCCCACGAGTGGAGGACGGAGCCGCGATCTGGCGCATCGCCCGCGACTCCGAGGTCCTGGACCTCAACTCCTCGTACAGCTACCTGCTGTGGTGTCGCGACTTCGCCGCCACCTCCGTGGTGGCGCGCGGCTCCGACGGTGAGCCCATCGCCTTCGTCACCGGCTACGTACGTCCCGACCGCCCCGAGGCACTTGTCGTCTGGCAGGTCGCCGTCGACCATGCGCACCGCGGCCGGGGACTCGCCGGCGTACTGCTGGACGCGCTGACCGCCAGGGTCACCGACGGCCCCGGGATCCGTGAGATCGAGACGACCATCACCCCGGACAACACCGCCTCCGACCGCCTTTTCACCTCCTACGCCCAGCGCCACGGGGCGCGGCTGGAGCGCGAAGTCCTCTTCGACGGCGAGTTGTTCCCCGAAGGAACGCACCAGCCGGAAGTGCTCTACCGCATCGGCCCCCTCTCCGCCTGA
- a CDS encoding MarR family winged helix-turn-helix transcriptional regulator, with protein sequence MKPETAADPVCTEALPSSALGGPVSHAVSRVARLHRMAAGKLLRGAGLYPGQEFVMMHLWDAGPVRQSELIKAVELDPSTVTKMLQRLEQAGHVRRCPDPGDRRAVLVEATEESCALHSAVQAAWANLEEHTLAGLDPDERRELTRLLGKVEENLCVQTADCPGQPDRTSSTRSTSAAEL encoded by the coding sequence ATGAAGCCCGAGACCGCGGCCGACCCCGTCTGTACCGAGGCGCTGCCGAGCTCCGCGCTCGGCGGCCCCGTCAGCCATGCCGTCTCCCGGGTCGCCCGGCTGCACCGTATGGCTGCGGGCAAGCTGCTCAGGGGAGCCGGCCTCTACCCGGGGCAGGAGTTCGTGATGATGCATCTGTGGGACGCGGGCCCGGTGCGCCAGTCCGAGCTGATCAAGGCCGTCGAGCTCGACCCCTCCACCGTGACCAAGATGCTCCAGCGCCTGGAGCAGGCCGGACACGTGCGCCGGTGCCCCGACCCGGGCGACCGGCGCGCGGTGCTCGTCGAGGCCACGGAGGAGAGCTGCGCCCTGCACTCCGCGGTGCAGGCGGCCTGGGCGAATCTGGAGGAGCACACGCTCGCCGGGCTCGACCCGGACGAGCGCCGGGAGCTGACCCGGCTGCTCGGAAAGGTCGAGGAGAACCTCTGCGTCCAGACCGCGGACTGCCCCGGTCAGCCGGACAGGACGTCGAGCACCCGGTCCACCTCGGCGGCGGAGTTGTAG
- a CDS encoding aminotransferase class V-fold PLP-dependent enzyme, which translates to METLGGAEFAPDTTYLNTSTCGLLPRRTVAAVTALAEELAAGRPGGAGDFSEVTAARQSFARLTGVDEERVAVGGSVSVHVGLIASSLPTGAEVLFPEGEYASVITPFLVRGDLKLRYAPLDELADAVRPGTALVAFSSVQSADGRIADLPAVWAAAAAHGARTLVDASQSAGWLPLDAGAWDFTVTGGFKFLLCPRGASFLTVTEDAQQTLVPIHAGTFAAEVLWGTTYGPIEELAHSARRFDEPTAFLSYHGARQSLALLEETGIEAVHAHNTALARRFRAGLSELGHEPVPGESGIVAVPGLGHRVPELARVGITLAERAGNLRAAFHLYNSAAEVDRVLDVLSG; encoded by the coding sequence ATGGAGACCCTGGGCGGCGCCGAGTTCGCGCCGGACACGACGTATCTGAACACCTCCACCTGCGGGCTGCTGCCCCGCAGGACCGTCGCGGCGGTGACCGCGCTGGCCGAGGAGCTCGCGGCCGGGCGGCCGGGCGGCGCCGGTGACTTCTCCGAGGTGACCGCCGCCCGGCAGTCCTTCGCACGCCTCACCGGTGTGGACGAGGAGCGGGTCGCCGTGGGTGGTTCGGTCTCGGTGCATGTCGGACTGATCGCGAGCTCGCTGCCGACCGGCGCGGAAGTCCTCTTCCCCGAGGGGGAGTACGCCTCGGTCATCACGCCGTTCCTGGTACGCGGGGATCTCAAGCTGCGGTACGCACCGCTGGACGAGCTGGCCGATGCGGTGCGTCCGGGCACCGCGCTGGTGGCCTTCTCCTCGGTGCAGTCCGCCGACGGCCGGATCGCCGATCTGCCCGCGGTCTGGGCCGCCGCGGCCGCACACGGCGCCCGTACGCTCGTCGACGCCAGCCAGTCGGCGGGCTGGCTGCCGCTGGACGCGGGCGCGTGGGACTTCACCGTCACCGGCGGCTTCAAGTTCCTGCTCTGCCCCCGCGGCGCCTCCTTCCTCACCGTGACCGAGGATGCGCAGCAGACCCTGGTGCCGATCCATGCGGGGACCTTCGCCGCCGAGGTTCTGTGGGGGACCACCTACGGACCCATCGAGGAGCTGGCGCACTCGGCCCGGCGGTTCGACGAGCCCACCGCCTTCCTCTCGTACCACGGCGCGAGGCAGTCACTGGCGCTGCTGGAGGAGACCGGAATCGAAGCCGTACACGCCCACAACACCGCGCTCGCCCGGCGCTTCCGGGCGGGGCTTTCGGAGCTGGGCCATGAACCGGTGCCCGGCGAGTCCGGCATTGTCGCCGTCCCGGGGCTCGGCCACCGCGTCCCGGAACTGGCCCGCGTGGGGATCACCCTCGCGGAGCGGGCGGGCAATCTGCGCGCCGCCTTCCACCTCTACAACTCCGCCGCCGAGGTGGACCGGGTGCTCGACGTCCTGTCCGGCTGA
- a CDS encoding amidohydrolase family protein → MSDHVVLHVKGRVLVGPDDVRDELWAVDGRITYDRPRAEALAVEGWVLPGLVDAHCHVGLDHHGPVDETTSEKQALTDRDAGALLIRDAGSPSDTRWIDDREDLPKIIRAGRHIARTRRYIRNYAHEIEPGDLVAYVAQEARRGDGWVKLVGDWIDRDAGDLTACWPRGEVAAAIAEAHRLGARVTAHCFAEVALRDLVEAGIDCIEHATGLTEDTIPLFAERGVAIVPTLVNIATFPDLAAGAEAKFPDWSAHMRRLYERRYDTVRAAYDAGIPVFVGTDAGGSLAHGLVAAEVAELVKAGIPPVQALSATAWGARQWLGRPVLEEGAPADLVVYDTDPRADVRALAAPQRVILNGRVVG, encoded by the coding sequence ATGAGCGATCACGTGGTGCTGCATGTGAAGGGGCGGGTGCTCGTCGGTCCCGACGACGTCAGGGACGAGCTGTGGGCGGTGGACGGCCGGATCACGTACGACCGGCCGCGCGCCGAGGCGCTGGCCGTCGAGGGCTGGGTGCTGCCCGGTCTGGTCGACGCGCACTGCCATGTCGGTCTCGACCATCACGGCCCGGTCGACGAGACGACCAGCGAGAAGCAGGCGCTCACCGACCGGGACGCGGGCGCGCTGCTCATCCGCGACGCCGGATCGCCGTCCGACACCCGCTGGATCGACGACCGCGAGGACCTGCCGAAGATCATCAGAGCGGGCCGGCACATCGCGCGCACCCGCCGCTACATCCGTAACTACGCCCATGAGATCGAGCCGGGCGACCTCGTCGCGTATGTCGCGCAGGAGGCGCGGCGCGGCGACGGCTGGGTCAAGCTCGTCGGCGACTGGATCGACCGGGACGCGGGCGATCTGACCGCCTGCTGGCCCCGCGGCGAGGTCGCCGCGGCGATCGCCGAGGCGCACCGGCTGGGCGCGCGGGTGACCGCGCACTGCTTCGCCGAGGTCGCGCTCCGGGACCTGGTCGAGGCGGGCATCGACTGCATCGAGCACGCCACGGGGCTCACCGAGGACACCATCCCGCTGTTCGCGGAGCGGGGCGTCGCGATCGTCCCGACGCTGGTCAACATCGCGACGTTCCCGGACCTCGCGGCGGGCGCCGAAGCGAAGTTCCCCGACTGGTCCGCCCATATGCGCAGGCTGTACGAGCGCCGCTATGACACGGTGCGCGCGGCGTACGACGCGGGCATCCCCGTCTTCGTCGGTACGGACGCGGGCGGCTCGCTGGCCCACGGTCTGGTCGCCGCGGAGGTGGCGGAACTGGTGAAGGCGGGCATCCCGCCGGTCCAGGCGCTGTCGGCGACGGCCTGGGGGGCACGTCAGTGGCTGGGCCGCCCGGTGCTGGAGGAGGGCGCGCCCGCGGACCTGGTGGTCTACGACACGGATCCGCGGGCGGATGTCAGGGCTCTGGCGGCGCCGCAGCGGGTGATCCTCAACGGCCGTGTGGTCGGCTGA
- a CDS encoding SCO1860 family LAETG-anchored protein, which yields MNSHTFRMPARRWAAATAATALVAGPLAIAVLAAPAHATGGGGEGRASAAVLRTGLDVSLLNKTVNVPLKATLNEVQAPAGAEKTALTVQLDGVDQGRPFQVLRADVATAKATADRHRAEGYTNLARAVLHVPGLPLLALVEVEEVTSKAVCEAGKQPVAESNLLGPVTVLGKKVTLSTGGTTRVAVPGVGEVTLDLSKRHTSSRTAAATALELKVSVNPLKLNVAEVNGTVTLAEATCESPATSAAREPSPRPSHGVRAQSGEAPAKEDLAETGGNTTTRYLAGGAVLLLAAGGAAMVLARARSRS from the coding sequence TTGAACAGCCACACCTTCCGCATGCCCGCACGCCGCTGGGCCGCCGCGACGGCCGCCACCGCGCTGGTCGCAGGCCCCCTGGCCATCGCCGTCCTCGCCGCCCCGGCGCATGCCACCGGGGGCGGCGGCGAGGGACGGGCAAGTGCGGCCGTGCTCCGCACCGGGCTCGATGTGTCCCTGCTCAACAAGACCGTCAACGTCCCGCTCAAGGCCACGCTCAACGAGGTGCAGGCCCCTGCCGGCGCCGAGAAGACCGCGCTGACCGTGCAGTTGGACGGGGTCGACCAGGGCAGGCCCTTCCAGGTGCTGCGTGCGGACGTCGCCACCGCGAAGGCGACCGCCGACCGGCACCGGGCCGAGGGTTACACCAACCTCGCTCGCGCCGTGCTGCATGTGCCGGGACTGCCGCTGCTCGCGCTCGTCGAGGTCGAGGAGGTCACGTCGAAGGCCGTCTGCGAGGCGGGCAAGCAGCCGGTGGCCGAGTCGAATCTGCTCGGCCCGGTGACCGTGCTCGGCAAGAAGGTCACGCTCTCCACCGGCGGCACCACCCGGGTCGCGGTGCCGGGGGTCGGCGAGGTGACGCTCGATCTGTCGAAGCGGCACACTTCGTCCCGTACGGCCGCCGCCACCGCGCTCGAGCTGAAGGTGTCGGTCAACCCGCTCAAGCTGAACGTCGCCGAGGTCAACGGCACGGTCACCCTCGCCGAGGCGACCTGCGAGTCGCCCGCGACGTCCGCCGCGCGGGAACCGTCCCCCCGGCCGAGCCACGGCGTGCGGGCGCAGTCCGGCGAGGCCCCCGCCAAGGAGGACCTCGCCGAGACCGGCGGCAACACCACAACCCGGTACCTCGCGGGCGGCGCGGTCCTGCTGCTGGCGGCCGGTGGCGCCGCGATGGTGCTGGCCCGCGCACGGTCCAGGAGCTGA